From one Burkholderia latens genomic stretch:
- a CDS encoding porin, with protein MNKKLLTIAILAATAGAAHAQSSVTLYGVIDAGISYVNHSKTANGGSGKLFKYDDGVAQGSRWGLRGTEDLGGGLKAIFVLENGFNSGNGTIGQGGAIFGRQAYVGLSQAQYGTVTFGRQYSFSTDILGSNYSTGGNTVAGNYAYHVNDIDQLTSSRINNSVKFQSANYAGFTFGALYGFSNSTDFAGAPATTTGTTTTAGSSRAYSFGLNYANGPFALGAAYTDIRFPSQSTPAFSTSIANIALTNIRDLRTYGVGGRYIFGPATAWLLWTRTQFTPIASGASGTFYNAYEAGVKYAITPALSAAAGYTYTNATQSGSSAHWNQGNLGLDYALSKRTDVYGLVVYQKASGNNVQAQIGSSTSYFNTSGNGSSNQLAARVGIRHKF; from the coding sequence TTGAACAAGAAACTGTTGACCATCGCCATCCTCGCAGCAACGGCCGGCGCGGCACACGCACAAAGCAGCGTCACCCTGTACGGCGTGATCGACGCCGGTATCAGCTACGTGAACCACAGCAAGACCGCCAACGGCGGCAGCGGCAAGCTGTTCAAGTACGACGACGGCGTGGCCCAGGGCAGCCGCTGGGGCCTGCGCGGTACCGAAGACCTCGGTGGCGGCCTGAAGGCGATCTTCGTGCTCGAAAACGGCTTCAACAGCGGCAACGGCACGATCGGCCAGGGCGGCGCGATCTTCGGCCGTCAGGCTTACGTCGGCCTGAGCCAGGCGCAATACGGCACGGTCACGTTCGGCCGCCAGTACTCGTTCTCGACCGACATCCTCGGTTCGAACTACTCGACCGGCGGCAACACGGTCGCGGGCAACTACGCTTACCACGTGAACGACATCGACCAGCTGACGTCGAGCCGCATCAACAACTCGGTGAAGTTCCAGAGCGCGAACTACGCCGGCTTCACGTTCGGCGCGTTGTACGGCTTCTCGAACTCGACCGACTTCGCTGGCGCACCGGCGACGACGACGGGCACCACGACGACGGCCGGTTCGTCGCGCGCATACAGCTTCGGCCTGAACTACGCGAACGGCCCGTTCGCGCTCGGCGCCGCCTACACGGACATCCGCTTCCCGAGCCAGTCGACGCCGGCATTCTCGACGTCGATCGCGAACATCGCGCTGACGAACATCCGCGACCTGCGCACGTACGGCGTCGGCGGCCGCTACATCTTCGGCCCGGCAACGGCATGGCTGCTGTGGACGCGCACGCAGTTCACGCCGATCGCCTCGGGGGCATCGGGCACGTTCTACAACGCATACGAAGCAGGCGTGAAGTATGCGATCACGCCGGCGCTGTCGGCAGCAGCAGGCTACACGTACACGAACGCAACGCAAAGCGGCAGCTCGGCGCACTGGAACCAGGGCAACCTGGGCCTGGACTACGCGCTCAGCAAGCGTACCGACGTGTACGGCCTGGTCGTGTACCAGAAGGCATCGGGCAACAACGTGCAGGCGCAGATCGGCTCGAGCACGAGCTACTTCAACACGTCGGGCAACGGTTCGTCGAACCAGCTGGCCGCTCGTGTCGGTATCCGTCACAAGTTCTAA
- a CDS encoding DUF6232 family protein has product MENAFNERGVMVTRNGLSAAGQVFPLRDIRDVDVVKIPKNRLVPSLISLIGVATAIAGGIGASSAALVVGVMLAVVGYLAWTTQDVTYRLMVEMPDGKREALSSVDAAFVERVAQVVRDARSTTSAG; this is encoded by the coding sequence ATGGAAAACGCATTCAACGAACGCGGCGTGATGGTCACGCGCAACGGCCTGTCGGCCGCCGGGCAAGTCTTCCCGCTGCGTGACATCCGCGACGTCGACGTCGTCAAGATCCCGAAGAATCGTCTCGTGCCGTCGCTGATCTCGCTGATCGGCGTGGCCACCGCCATCGCCGGCGGCATCGGCGCATCGAGCGCCGCGCTCGTCGTCGGCGTGATGCTCGCCGTCGTCGGCTACCTTGCCTGGACCACGCAGGACGTCACGTACCGGCTGATGGTCGAAATGCCGGACGGCAAGCGTGAAGCGCTGTCGAGCGTCGACGCCGCGTTCGTCGAACGTGTCGCGCAGGTCGTGCGCGACGCCCGTTCCACCACGTCCGCCGGCTGA
- a CDS encoding DUF2866 domain-containing protein produces MIEDSVFSHLHAILTRQHSLPVQSCRVSVEMQRPWGRPYRLVEWTMHLDAPARRQIVPAESTDEEIAEVVASHVPGRLYGDGRLQF; encoded by the coding sequence ATGATCGAAGATTCCGTTTTCAGCCATCTGCACGCGATTCTGACGCGCCAGCATTCGCTTCCCGTCCAGAGCTGCCGCGTGTCGGTGGAAATGCAGCGCCCGTGGGGCCGCCCGTACCGGCTCGTCGAATGGACGATGCATCTCGACGCGCCCGCGCGGCGCCAGATCGTGCCGGCAGAATCGACCGACGAAGAAATCGCCGAGGTCGTCGCATCGCACGTGCCGGGCCGACTGTACGGCGACGGCCGGCTGCAGTTCTGA